The sequence below is a genomic window from Rhodococcus sp. 4CII.
AGCCGTCGACGCAGCATCTCGTGCTCATCGTCCTCGGTGAGATACCCGAGTCGCAGTCGGAGCGCGAACCGATCGAGCTGCGCCTCGGGTAACGGGTATGTGCCCTCGTACTCGATGGGGTTGTCGGTGGCGAGCACCACGAACGGGCGCGGCAACGTCCGGGTGGTGCCGTCGACGCTGACCTGTCCCTCGGCCATCGCCTCGAGCAGCGCTGCCTGGGTCTTGGGCGGGGTGCGGTTGATCTCGTCGGCGAGCAGCAGATTGGTGAAGATCGGACCCGGACGAAACTCGAAGCGGCCGGACGGCATGTCGTAGATGGTGGCGCCGAGCAGGTCGGCGGGCAGCAGGTCGGGGGTGAACTGGACTCGGGTGATGTCGAGCCCGAGCGCGGCAGCGAAAGACCTTGCCACCAAGGTCTTTCCGAGCCCGGGTAGGTCCTCGATGAGCACGTGCCCGCCCGCCAGCACCGCGAGCAGGATCGACGTGAGTTCGTCGTGCTTGCCGACCACCGCCCGTTCGACCTCGGTCAGCACCGCGTGGGCGCGCGCGGTGGTGACCTCGGCGGGCATCGTCACAGCAACTCCAGTCGTCGCAGGATCCGGTCGAGCACGTCCCGGCCCGGACCGGGTGCGGTCCGATCGGTGCGCTGTATCCCGTCGGGATCGACCCACTGCCACAGGTCGCCGAAGAACACCTCGCCCGCCGCCGTGACATCGGCCGGGTCCCGCCCCTGCCGCTGTCCGGTCGACTGCTGGAATTCACGCGCGAGGAGCGGGCGCAGATGGTGGTCCCAGTCGCCGCGGGTGCCGTCGGCCCAGCTGATCAGCGTCTCGGTTCGCGCCACCCACCGGGCCATCGCCTCGGCCCGCTCCGCCGCCGCGCCCGACGGGAGATCGCCCGGTTCCTCGGGTGCGAGACGCCGTCGAATCTCGAAGAGCACCAGTGCCGTCACCACACCAGCGACCAGGACGGCCGCGCTGTACCGACCCGCCGCCACCAGCGGGACCTCCACGGCCAGCACCGCCCCCACCCCGACTACTGCGACGGCGAACACGTGTCGCTCCCGAGATCGCCCCGCACCCGCCTGAGCAGATCCGCCGCCTCGTCGCGATGTCGTTCGTCCATGGGATGCAGGCTGAACCTCGCCTCTGAGAACAGCCGCACAAGCGGCGCCGCGGCCTCGAAGCGCAGGACACCGAGTTGTACTGCGCGGGCCAGCACTTCGGACGGCGTGTCCGAGTCGCGGGGCTCGGCGCCCGGCGCCCCGCGCAGCGCATCTTCCATCGCGGCGTAGCTGGCGATGATGGCCTCGCGCGGCGGCAGATTCGGGGCGACGACCACGGCGAGGCCCTCCTCCGCCGCACGGGCCAAGGTCTGCGAGGTGCCCGCGCCGTCGGCGGGACGAGCCGCCGTCCACGCACCGGCCCGGACCCGGAGAGGGCGTCGCGCCGCGGCGCCGAGGATCAGCAGCGTCACCAGTATCGGTCCGGCAATCGCTACCGCGGTCCACAATTCCGTGAGGTCCTCTCGCGTCGCGGCGACCTCGCCGAGCGGCGGACTCGTCTCCGCGGGCGCGGTGTCGCCGGATCGAGCGGCGCCGTCGTCGGTGGCCGGGCTCGCCTGGGACGGCGGGCGGTCCGGTGAGTTGCCGCCACCGATCGATCCGGCGACGAGCACCGTCGCCACCAGGAGTGCGGCGAACGCCGCCCACCCGACCAGGTGACGGCGCGACACCGACGCTCCGGTGCTACCGGTGGGACCCAGCGACGGCGGTTCGGGGGCGACCCGGGGCCGACCGCCACGGACGGCCGACGCCAGCGCCACCGCCGCGACGACGACGGCGACCGCCGAGAGGACGACCAAGGCGCGCGTCGCCCCCGCGCCCGGCTCCGTCGGTGTCGCGGGCGTGTCTGGCGCGGGGACCACCCTCGCCGCAAACGTGACCGCCACGACGGCCGCCAGCAGGGCGACCGTGTGGACGACCCTGCTTCTCACCCGACGGTCCGGCATCCTCACTCCCGAGTTGCCCCTCCATCGTGACACGCGGGGGCGGGGAAAATCACCCGTTCACGGCGGCGGACGGCGCAGCATGTTCCGGACGTATCCATCCACGAAGGAGAGCTACTTGACCACCTCCCCGGTTACCGGAGCCGAATTGTCTCGATCACTGGAACCTCTGGGGGTTGCGGTTCCGTCGGCCGTACCCACGCATTGGTACAACCTGGCGGCGGATCTTCCGGAACCCGTTCCGCCGCATCTGCATCCCGGAACCCGGGAGCCGCTGGGCCCGGAGGATCTGGCTCCGCTATTTCCCGCGAGCCTCATCGAGCAGGAAGTGGCCACCGACCGCTACATCGAGATCCCGGACACGGTCCGGGAGATCTACGGGATGTGGCGTCCGTCGCCGCTGGTGCGCGCGCACCGGCTGGAGCGGGTGCTCGGTACGCCAGCGCGGATCTACTACAAGTACGAGGGCGTGAGTCCCGTCGGCTCGCACAAGCCGAATACGGCTGTGGCGCAGGCGTACTACAACGCCCTCGAGGGCACCACCAAGCTCACCACCGAGACCGGTGCAGGCCAGTGGGGCGCGTCGCTGTCGTTCGCCGGCGCACTGCTCGGTCTCGAGGTGGAGGTGTGGCAGGTGCGGGCCTCCTTCGACGCGAAGCCCTACCGCCGTCTCCAGATGGAGGCCTACGGCGGCATCTGCCATCCGTCGCCGTCCGACCTCACCGAGGCC
It includes:
- a CDS encoding MoxR family ATPase encodes the protein MTMPAEVTTARAHAVLTEVERAVVGKHDELTSILLAVLAGGHVLIEDLPGLGKTLVARSFAAALGLDITRVQFTPDLLPADLLGATIYDMPSGRFEFRPGPIFTNLLLADEINRTPPKTQAALLEAMAEGQVSVDGTTRTLPRPFVVLATDNPIEYEGTYPLPEAQLDRFALRLRLGYLTEDDEHEMLRRRLDRGSAPVEIQQVVDAADLLAMRESLEQVSVHRDVLGYVVALANATRHHPQVEVGASPRAELDLVQLARARALLSGRDFVIPEDIKALAVPAVAHRISLRPEMWVRRIRSDDVLAELLRRLPAPRAR
- a CDS encoding DUF4129 domain-containing protein is translated as MPDRRVRSRVVHTVALLAAVVAVTFAARVVPAPDTPATPTEPGAGATRALVVLSAVAVVVAAVALASAVRGGRPRVAPEPPSLGPTGSTGASVSRRHLVGWAAFAALLVATVLVAGSIGGGNSPDRPPSQASPATDDGAARSGDTAPAETSPPLGEVAATREDLTELWTAVAIAGPILVTLLILGAAARRPLRVRAGAWTAARPADGAGTSQTLARAAEEGLAVVVAPNLPPREAIIASYAAMEDALRGAPGAEPRDSDTPSEVLARAVQLGVLRFEAAAPLVRLFSEARFSLHPMDERHRDEAADLLRRVRGDLGSDTCSPSQ